A window of the Bacteroides thetaiotaomicron VPI-5482 genome harbors these coding sequences:
- a CDS encoding smalltalk protein, translating to MKKSVWDMILKVVIAVASAVAGVLGANAMSL from the coding sequence ATGAAGAAATCAGTATGGGATATGATCCTAAAGGTGGTTATCGCGGTGGCGTCGGCTGTAGCAGGCGTTTTGGGGGCTAATGCGATGAGTTTGTAA